One window of the Staphylococcus equorum genome contains the following:
- the mscL gene encoding large conductance mechanosensitive channel protein MscL produces MLKEFKEFALKGNVLDLAVAVVMGAAFNKIVTALVAYIIMPLIGLIFGTVDFAKSWTFMGIEYGMFVQSIIDFIIIAFALFIFVKIANTLMKPEEDEVEENTVLLTEIRDLLREKN; encoded by the coding sequence ATGTTAAAGGAATTTAAAGAATTTGCATTAAAAGGTAATGTCTTAGATTTAGCAGTAGCTGTAGTTATGGGTGCAGCTTTCAACAAAATTGTTACAGCACTAGTTGCATACATTATCATGCCTCTAATTGGTTTGATTTTCGGAACTGTTGACTTTGCAAAAAGTTGGACGTTTATGGGTATCGAATATGGTATGTTCGTACAATCAATCATAGATTTCATTATCATCGCTTTTGCATTGTTCATATTTGTTAAAATTGCAAATACATTAATGAAACCTGAAGAAGACGAAGTCGAAGAAAACACTGTATTACTAACAGAAATTCGCGATTTACTACGTGAAAAAAATTAA
- the sbcC gene encoding exonuclease subunit SbcC — protein MRPLTLNLNNFGPFLKEVIDFNNVKDNQLFLISGKTGSGKTMVFDAIVYALFGEASTKDRKESDLRSHFADSKTPMTVEFEFKLRDHIFKIVRQGAFIKEGNKNKTLGQLAIYQYEDDEYNLRESKINTGNQFIRDLLGVNAEQFRQLFILPQGEFKRFLLSKSSEKQEILRTLFNSQRFEEIQKHLSNDVKEVREQIEKKFNILENNWHDIETFDDEILTEYKTINARQTNRIMEVLPEFKEKARKIQQEIKEKKSKYKAEVTSAENNLNHNLKLEEALTQLEEKQQQYEQLLLNDDEIKKKIKLLNEIYEVRPLANLLESKETLSLKKEKSIKDIEEKQNSINTLKDKAHENKKQLEKHLQTSDILEGFRKYVEKCKLFYDKASKYQEAYHQRETINKAYETLEEKVKTQKQLLDDLAKKLNHRKSDYKKVELLNSQIFNLNNEIKELKQNELKKIEFESLQNRKKQKLRDIEKFHLQLQQLDDKYSKIDKTNIDLNNKKDIIAKVQSALNSGDICPVCGNEVHSIEQHLDFDELTERHQALTAIEEQHKNIKEKKIKCESELNYLNEQIEKFSQEELNNTNYHELEKRIDHKYVEKENLEKENEEINQLKEQLQKNEQSYHTLELDMKNKQHTLRENDIAINDFEYNTEFDNVAKFVKVYESNLEKIKEYDDVCYKLEQNILNSNQQLSIEENSKAYLESSLKELKNELENMNLKIDEEMGRIGFTKFEQVKATIVKIADKDKIEAEINTYNKEKQSLELVISQLSEETKNKKLQDSQHLKEIHQQKQQVLDEIATELSQHEYKIDFNQKKINEINTIIEKLEKELKAQQEVFQLAEILSGKNDQKLTLENYVLIYYLERILAQANQRLALMTGQRYQLTRREQISQGYSGLEIDVFDSHSNQSRHISSLSGGETFQASLALALGLSEVVQQESGGIALDSMFVDEGFGTLDQETLETALDTLLSLKSTGRMVGIISHVSELKQRIPLILEVSTEQYQSTTQFKRQ, from the coding sequence ATGAGACCTTTAACATTAAATTTAAATAATTTCGGACCTTTCTTAAAAGAAGTGATAGATTTTAATAACGTAAAAGATAATCAACTTTTTTTAATCAGTGGTAAAACTGGATCAGGTAAGACAATGGTTTTTGACGCAATTGTGTATGCGCTTTTTGGTGAAGCGTCTACTAAAGATAGAAAAGAGAGTGATTTAAGGAGTCATTTTGCAGATAGCAAGACTCCTATGACTGTAGAATTTGAATTTAAGCTAAGAGATCATATTTTTAAAATTGTGAGACAAGGCGCATTTATTAAAGAAGGTAATAAAAATAAAACACTAGGCCAGTTAGCCATATACCAATACGAAGACGATGAGTATAATCTCAGAGAGAGTAAAATAAATACGGGTAATCAATTTATCAGAGATTTATTAGGCGTAAACGCTGAGCAATTCAGACAACTTTTCATATTACCTCAAGGCGAATTTAAGCGATTTTTACTATCTAAAAGCTCAGAGAAGCAAGAAATTTTAAGAACACTTTTTAATAGTCAGCGTTTTGAAGAAATACAGAAACACTTGAGTAACGATGTAAAAGAAGTTAGAGAACAAATTGAAAAGAAATTCAATATATTAGAAAATAATTGGCATGACATTGAAACATTTGATGATGAAATATTAACTGAATATAAAACAATCAATGCTAGACAAACAAATCGAATTATGGAAGTATTACCTGAATTTAAAGAAAAAGCACGAAAAATACAACAGGAAATAAAAGAAAAAAAGAGTAAATATAAAGCTGAAGTGACTTCGGCAGAAAATAATTTAAATCATAATTTAAAACTTGAAGAAGCATTAACTCAGCTTGAAGAGAAACAACAGCAATATGAACAGTTACTTTTAAACGATGACGAAATCAAGAAGAAAATAAAACTATTAAATGAAATTTATGAAGTAAGACCGTTAGCCAATTTGCTAGAGTCTAAAGAAACGCTATCTTTAAAAAAAGAAAAATCAATAAAAGATATAGAAGAAAAACAAAACTCGATTAATACTCTCAAAGATAAGGCACATGAAAATAAAAAACAACTCGAAAAACATTTACAGACTTCGGATATATTAGAAGGTTTTAGAAAGTATGTAGAAAAATGTAAGTTGTTTTATGATAAAGCAAGTAAATATCAAGAGGCATATCATCAACGTGAAACAATAAATAAAGCTTACGAAACACTTGAAGAAAAGGTTAAAACACAAAAGCAACTACTGGATGATCTCGCTAAGAAGTTAAACCATCGTAAGAGTGATTATAAAAAAGTCGAATTGCTTAATTCACAAATTTTCAATTTAAATAATGAAATCAAAGAGTTAAAACAGAATGAACTCAAAAAAATTGAATTTGAAAGCTTACAAAACAGAAAAAAACAGAAGTTAAGAGATATAGAAAAATTTCACTTGCAGCTTCAACAATTAGATGACAAATATTCTAAAATAGACAAAACAAATATAGATTTAAACAATAAAAAGGATATTATTGCAAAAGTTCAATCAGCATTAAATTCAGGTGATATATGTCCAGTTTGTGGAAATGAAGTACATTCAATTGAGCAACATTTAGACTTTGATGAACTTACGGAAAGACATCAAGCGTTAACTGCAATAGAAGAACAACATAAAAATATAAAAGAGAAAAAGATAAAATGTGAAAGTGAATTGAACTATTTGAATGAACAAATAGAAAAATTTTCTCAAGAAGAGCTTAATAATACGAATTATCATGAACTTGAAAAGCGTATTGATCATAAATATGTTGAAAAAGAGAACTTAGAAAAAGAAAATGAAGAGATTAATCAATTAAAAGAGCAATTACAAAAAAACGAACAAAGTTATCATACGCTTGAATTAGATATGAAAAATAAGCAACATACTTTAAGAGAAAATGACATTGCTATAAATGACTTCGAATATAACACCGAATTTGATAATGTTGCTAAGTTTGTGAAAGTTTATGAAAGTAATTTAGAAAAGATAAAAGAATATGACGATGTTTGTTATAAATTAGAACAAAATATTCTAAATAGTAACCAACAACTGTCTATTGAAGAAAATAGTAAAGCATATTTAGAATCAAGCCTAAAAGAATTAAAAAATGAATTGGAAAATATGAATCTGAAGATAGATGAGGAAATGGGTAGAATTGGCTTCACAAAATTTGAGCAGGTGAAAGCAACGATAGTTAAAATAGCAGATAAAGATAAAATTGAAGCGGAGATTAATACTTACAATAAAGAGAAACAATCTTTGGAATTAGTTATTTCGCAACTCAGTGAGGAAACTAAAAATAAAAAACTCCAAGATAGCCAACATTTAAAAGAAATTCATCAACAAAAGCAACAAGTATTAGACGAGATAGCTACGGAATTAAGCCAACATGAATATAAGATTGATTTTAATCAGAAGAAAATCAATGAAATTAATACAATTATAGAAAAATTAGAAAAGGAATTGAAAGCACAGCAAGAAGTGTTTCAATTAGCGGAAATCTTGTCAGGTAAAAATGATCAAAAGTTAACTTTAGAAAACTATGTATTAATTTACTACTTGGAACGAATTCTTGCTCAAGCCAATCAACGTTTAGCATTGATGACAGGGCAACGCTATCAATTAACAAGAAGAGAACAAATATCACAGGGTTACAGTGGACTTGAAATAGACGTCTTTGATTCGCATTCGAATCAATCTCGACATATTTCATCATTATCTGGTGGAGAAACTTTCCAAGCATCATTAGCCTTAGCATTAGGACTTAGTGAAGTAGTTCAACAAGAATCTGGAGGAATTGCTTTAGATTCAATGTTTGTAGATGAAGGTTTCGGAACATTAGATCAAGAAACATTAGAAACAGCGTTAGATACATTACTGAGTTTGAAATCTACAGGGAGAATGGTAGGTATTATTTCTCACGTAAGTGAACTTAAGCAAAGAATACCGTTAATACTTGAAGTTAGTACAGAGCAATATCAAAGTACAACACAATTTAAAAGGCAATAA
- the sbcD gene encoding exonuclease subunit SbcD: protein MKVIHTADWHLGRILNGKSLLEDQAYILNRFIEAMDNEQPDVIVIAGDLYDTSYPNKDAIQLLESTIDTLNLEMGIPIIMISGNHDSKERLNYGSKWFEKSNLYIRTKLEDINIPISIGNVDFYTLPFATINETQHFLKDNTIETYQQALSKSIEYMSNNINKNNTNILIGHLTVQGGVRSESERPLSIGTVESVEADSFQQFDRVMLGHLHHPFSIDSDFISYSGSILQYSFSEVNQPKGYRIIEIKEDTIKEKFIPIAPLRQLEVIEGDYEDAIQEKLKVKGKDNYLHFKLKHMSHVSDPMVHLKQIYPNTLALTNQTFDFSAHIHQDNYEIQKLDDETIIDKFYKNITDEELTQTQSKTVAKVLNDLLEGGSE from the coding sequence ATGAAAGTAATACATACAGCCGATTGGCATTTAGGCAGAATTTTAAATGGTAAATCATTATTAGAAGACCAAGCATATATTTTAAATCGTTTTATAGAAGCGATGGACAATGAACAACCGGATGTCATAGTAATTGCGGGTGATTTATATGATACGAGTTATCCGAATAAAGATGCCATCCAATTATTAGAAAGTACAATTGATACTTTGAATCTAGAGATGGGCATTCCGATTATTATGATAAGCGGTAATCATGATAGTAAAGAACGATTGAACTATGGTTCCAAGTGGTTTGAAAAGTCAAATTTATATATACGTACAAAACTTGAAGACATAAATATACCTATTTCAATTGGAAATGTAGATTTTTATACGCTACCGTTTGCAACAATTAATGAAACTCAACACTTTTTAAAAGATAATACGATAGAAACTTATCAACAAGCTTTAAGTAAATCTATTGAATATATGAGTAATAATATAAATAAGAATAATACCAATATTCTTATCGGTCACTTAACTGTACAAGGTGGTGTGCGTTCAGAATCAGAGAGACCTTTATCTATAGGGACAGTCGAATCTGTTGAAGCTGACTCGTTTCAACAGTTTGATAGAGTTATGCTGGGTCATCTACACCATCCGTTTAGCATAGATTCTGATTTTATAAGCTATAGTGGGTCAATACTTCAGTATTCTTTTTCTGAAGTGAATCAACCTAAAGGATATAGAATCATTGAAATTAAGGAAGATACAATCAAAGAGAAGTTCATACCGATTGCGCCTTTAAGACAATTAGAAGTTATAGAAGGCGATTACGAAGATGCGATACAAGAAAAATTAAAGGTAAAGGGTAAAGATAATTATTTACATTTCAAATTAAAGCATATGTCTCATGTCAGTGATCCAATGGTACATTTAAAACAAATTTATCCTAATACATTAGCACTTACAAACCAGACTTTTGATTTTAGCGCACATATTCATCAAGATAACTATGAAATTCAAAAATTAGATGATGAAACGATAATTGATAAATTCTATAAAAATATTACTGATGAAGAACTAACACAAACTCAAAGTAAAACTGTAGCTAAGGTGTTAAATGATTTACTAGAAGGAGGGTCTGAATAA
- a CDS encoding CcdC family protein, which translates to MLYLVISIIFAFIMGLGAIFVRMKAQNFPVNEKKIILPPFFMATGALMYVVPYFRLTGLEIVECIILGIAFSTILIWTSKFETQGSEIYMKRSKAFPIILISLLLIRTLLKIFISNKIDPGEIGGMFFLLGFSMIVPWRLAMLYKYKKLKSTLIQ; encoded by the coding sequence GTGTTATATTTAGTAATTTCTATAATTTTCGCTTTTATAATGGGACTAGGTGCTATCTTTGTGCGAATGAAAGCGCAAAATTTTCCAGTTAATGAAAAGAAAATTATATTACCGCCATTTTTTATGGCAACAGGTGCTTTAATGTATGTTGTTCCATATTTTAGATTAACTGGTCTTGAAATTGTAGAATGTATTATTTTAGGTATAGCGTTTTCTACAATTTTAATATGGACATCTAAATTTGAAACTCAGGGCAGTGAAATATATATGAAGCGCTCTAAAGCTTTTCCTATCATTCTTATTTCACTACTGTTAATACGTACATTACTTAAAATATTTATTAGCAATAAAATAGATCCAGGAGAAATTGGTGGCATGTTTTTCTTACTTGGTTTTTCAATGATTGTTCCTTGGCGCTTAGCAATGTTATATAAATATAAGAAGCTTAAAAGCACATTAATTCAATAG
- a CDS encoding YneF family protein, whose translation MATWLAILLIVLALILGLVGGFFLARKYMMDYLKKNPPINEEMLRMMMMQMGQKPSQKKINQMMTMMNKNQQDQMKKTK comes from the coding sequence ATGGCAACTTGGTTAGCAATTTTATTAATCGTGTTAGCACTAATTCTAGGACTAGTCGGTGGATTTTTCCTTGCAAGAAAATATATGATGGATTATCTTAAAAAGAACCCACCAATTAACGAAGAGATGCTACGTATGATGATGATGCAAATGGGTCAAAAACCATCTCAAAAGAAAATAAATCAAATGATGACGATGATGAACAAAAATCAACAAGATCAAATGAAAAAAACAAAATAA
- the tkt gene encoding transketolase — MNIEKDQLAIDTIRALSIDAIEKANSGHPGLPMGAAPMAYTLWTRHLNFNPQSKDFFDRDRFVLSAGHGSALLYSLLHVSGSLELEELKQFRQWDSKTPGHPEFRHTDGIEVTTGPLGQGFAMSVGMAMAEKHLAGKFNKDDAQVVDHYTYVLASDGDLMEGISHEAASLAGHSQLDKLIVLYDSNDISLDGDLDKAFSEDVKGRFEAYGWKHILVEDGNDIEAIDKAIEEAKSNDVPTIIEVKTIIGYGAPNKQASHGVHGAPLGEDERKLAFENYGLDPEKRFNVPEEVYEIFQQSMLKRANEKEEAWNKLVEEYSSKYSDLAEEFKLAISGKLPVNYKDELPHFEAGHSGASRADSGEVIQALSKTVPSFFGGSADLAGSNKSNVKDAADFDKDTPEGKNIWFGVREFAMGAAVNGMAAHGGLHPYGATFFVFSDYLKPALRLSSIMGLNSTFIFTHDSIAVGEDGPTHEPIEQLAGLRAIPNMNVIRPADGNETRVAWEVALESESTPTSLVLTRQNLTTMDLPKETVEEGVRKGAYVVFESDKEAEFLLLATGSEVNLAVDAAKDLEAQGKGVRVVSMPNWNAFDQQSAEYKESVLPSSITKRVAIEMASPLGWHKYVGTQGKVIAIDGFGASAPGDLVIEKYGFTKENVLNQIQTF, encoded by the coding sequence ATGAATATAGAAAAAGATCAATTAGCGATAGATACGATTAGAGCGTTAAGTATCGACGCTATTGAAAAAGCAAACTCAGGTCACCCTGGATTACCAATGGGCGCTGCTCCTATGGCCTATACATTATGGACGCGTCATTTAAACTTTAACCCCCAATCAAAAGATTTCTTTGATAGAGATCGCTTTGTATTATCTGCGGGACATGGTTCTGCGTTATTATACAGTTTATTACATGTTTCAGGTAGTTTAGAATTAGAAGAACTTAAACAATTTAGACAATGGGATTCTAAAACGCCTGGTCATCCTGAATTTAGACATACGGATGGCATTGAAGTAACAACAGGTCCACTTGGACAAGGTTTCGCTATGTCAGTTGGTATGGCAATGGCAGAAAAACACTTAGCTGGCAAGTTTAATAAAGATGATGCACAAGTTGTAGATCATTATACTTATGTACTTGCTTCTGATGGTGACTTAATGGAAGGTATTTCACATGAAGCTGCTTCATTAGCAGGTCATAGTCAATTAGATAAGCTTATTGTTTTATATGATTCTAATGATATTTCTTTAGATGGTGATTTAGATAAAGCATTCTCTGAAGATGTAAAAGGTCGTTTCGAAGCATACGGTTGGAAACATATTTTAGTTGAAGACGGTAATGATATCGAAGCAATTGATAAAGCAATTGAAGAAGCGAAGTCTAATGATGTACCTACAATAATCGAAGTTAAAACAATTATTGGTTATGGTGCACCAAACAAACAAGCTTCTCATGGCGTGCACGGTGCACCATTAGGTGAAGACGAAAGAAAATTAGCTTTCGAAAATTATGGTCTAGACCCTGAAAAACGTTTCAATGTGCCTGAAGAAGTATATGAAATTTTCCAACAAAGTATGCTAAAACGTGCTAACGAAAAAGAAGAAGCATGGAATAAGCTTGTTGAAGAATATAGCAGTAAGTACTCAGATTTAGCTGAAGAATTCAAACTAGCTATTAGTGGTAAATTACCAGTAAATTATAAAGATGAATTGCCACACTTTGAAGCTGGTCATAGCGGTGCTTCTCGTGCTGATTCAGGTGAAGTAATCCAAGCATTAAGTAAAACAGTACCTTCATTCTTTGGTGGGTCAGCTGACTTAGCTGGTTCTAACAAATCAAATGTGAAGGATGCAGCTGATTTTGACAAAGATACACCAGAAGGCAAAAACATTTGGTTTGGTGTGCGTGAATTCGCAATGGGAGCTGCAGTAAATGGTATGGCTGCACATGGAGGATTACATCCATACGGTGCAACATTCTTTGTATTCAGTGACTATTTAAAACCAGCTCTTCGTTTATCATCAATCATGGGCTTAAATTCAACATTCATCTTTACGCATGATTCAATTGCTGTTGGTGAAGATGGTCCAACACATGAACCAATCGAACAATTAGCTGGTTTACGTGCGATTCCTAATATGAATGTGATTCGTCCTGCAGATGGTAACGAAACACGTGTAGCTTGGGAAGTAGCACTAGAATCAGAAAGTACACCGACATCATTAGTATTAACACGTCAAAACCTTACAACAATGGACTTACCAAAAGAGACAGTTGAAGAGGGCGTACGTAAAGGTGCTTATGTAGTATTTGAATCTGATAAAGAAGCAGAATTCTTATTATTAGCAACTGGATCAGAAGTTAATCTTGCTGTAGATGCAGCAAAAGATTTAGAAGCACAAGGTAAAGGCGTTCGTGTTGTATCAATGCCTAACTGGAATGCATTCGATCAACAATCTGCTGAGTATAAAGAATCAGTACTACCATCATCAATTACAAAACGTGTAGCTATTGAAATGGCTTCACCACTTGGTTGGCATAAATATGTCGGCACGCAAGGCAAAGTCATCGCAATTGATGGATTTGGTGCAAGTGCGCCTGGTGATTTAGTAATTGAAAAATATGGTTTCACTAAAGAAAACGTATTGAATCAAATACAAACATTCTAA
- a CDS encoding DUF896 domain-containing protein has protein sequence MANKGGVDLERINELAKKKKEQGLTQTEAKEQSKLRKAYLDEFRGKFKQQIESTRVIDSEGNDVTPKKVKKILDSKDKEDKN, from the coding sequence ATGGCTAACAAGGGTGGCGTAGATTTAGAACGTATTAATGAATTAGCAAAGAAGAAAAAGGAACAAGGACTAACTCAAACTGAAGCTAAAGAACAATCTAAGTTGCGCAAAGCTTATTTAGATGAATTTAGAGGCAAGTTCAAACAACAAATTGAAAGTACGAGAGTTATTGATTCAGAAGGAAATGATGTTACACCTAAGAAAGTGAAAAAAATATTAGATTCTAAAGATAAAGAAGATAAAAACTAA
- the sosA gene encoding DNA damage-induced cell division inhibitor SosA has translation MIKIYKHQIKAYITVLFVTMLLSALFIISAHNNAESEQTYEMTDHQLTSEPVQSEQYNVKTEGNSEHEHQPVIAAVK, from the coding sequence ATGATAAAAATATATAAACACCAAATAAAAGCATATATAACAGTGTTATTTGTTACGATGTTATTAAGCGCATTATTTATTATAAGTGCGCATAACAACGCAGAATCAGAACAGACGTACGAAATGACCGATCATCAATTAACGAGTGAACCGGTACAAAGCGAACAATATAACGTGAAAACTGAAGGTAATAGCGAACACGAACACCAACCGGTTATAGCAGCAGTTAAATAA
- the lexA gene encoding transcriptional repressor LexA codes for MRELTKRQSEIFEYIKQTVHSKGYPPSVREIGEAVGLASSSTVHGHLSRLEEKGYIKRDPTKPRAIEIVSEQLGDTLNMEETIHVPVIGKVTAGIPITAVENVEEYFPLPEHFTSTHNSDIFILNVVGDSMVEAGILDGDKVIVRSQTIAENGDIIVAMTEDNEATVKRFYKEKSRYRLQPENSTMDPIYLEHVTVLGKVVGLFREM; via the coding sequence ATGAGAGAGTTAACAAAGCGACAAAGTGAAATTTTCGAATATATAAAACAAACAGTTCATTCAAAAGGATATCCGCCAAGTGTAAGAGAGATTGGTGAAGCCGTTGGATTAGCATCAAGTTCTACAGTTCACGGTCATTTATCAAGGTTAGAAGAAAAGGGTTATATAAAAAGGGATCCTACTAAACCTCGGGCAATTGAAATTGTATCAGAACAATTAGGTGATACTTTAAATATGGAAGAAACTATCCACGTTCCTGTAATCGGTAAAGTAACAGCTGGCATACCTATTACTGCTGTAGAGAACGTTGAGGAGTATTTCCCATTACCCGAACACTTCACTTCAACTCATAATAGTGATATTTTCATTCTCAATGTAGTTGGTGACAGTATGGTTGAAGCAGGTATCTTAGATGGCGATAAAGTAATCGTTAGAAGCCAGACAATCGCTGAAAATGGTGATATTATCGTTGCTATGACTGAAGATAATGAAGCTACTGTTAAACGATTCTATAAAGAAAAGTCACGTTATCGCTTGCAACCTGAGAATAGTACAATGGACCCTATCTATTTAGAACATGTAACTGTATTAGGTAAAGTTGTAGGACTATTTAGAGAAATGTAA